From a single Betaproteobacteria bacterium genomic region:
- a CDS encoding NADH-quinone oxidoreductase subunit H, with the protein MNVEGILAQLTEMLIALVAAPLLMGWVNMCRAWLQNRRAPPLWQPFFLLHKLFLKEPVIAHTASPIFRFTPYIVFGCMLLACAIIPTISTNLPLAPAADAIALVGLFGLARLFISLAAMDIGTSFGGLGARREMLIGFLAEPALLMVLFTVSLIASSTSLATIVSHLGSSEFTILPSLAFAGIAFTMVSLAENARVPIDNPATHLELTMIHEALILEYSGRHLALIEWAAMLKLFAYSCAGAALFLPWGVAAASDHVALLFALPVLLLKLAVGGLLMAVIETVLAKMRIFRAPEFLATAFLLGVLALLVHLLLGA; encoded by the coding sequence ATGAATGTTGAAGGCATCCTTGCGCAACTGACGGAAATGCTGATTGCCCTGGTGGCGGCGCCGCTGCTCATGGGCTGGGTGAACATGTGCCGCGCGTGGCTGCAAAATCGGCGCGCGCCGCCGCTGTGGCAGCCGTTTTTCCTGCTGCACAAGTTGTTTCTGAAGGAGCCGGTCATCGCCCATACCGCGAGCCCGATATTCCGATTCACTCCCTATATCGTGTTCGGCTGCATGCTGCTCGCCTGCGCGATCATCCCGACCATTTCCACCAACCTGCCGCTGGCGCCGGCCGCCGATGCGATCGCCCTGGTGGGGCTGTTCGGCCTGGCAAGGTTGTTCATTTCACTCGCCGCCATGGACATCGGAACATCGTTCGGCGGCCTCGGTGCGAGGCGCGAAATGCTGATCGGCTTCCTCGCGGAGCCGGCCCTGTTGATGGTGCTTTTCACCGTTTCGCTGATCGCCAGCTCGACCTCACTCGCCACAATCGTGAGCCACCTGGGAAGTAGTGAATTCACCATCTTGCCCAGTCTCGCCTTCGCCGGCATCGCATTCACCATGGTGTCGCTTGCCGAAAACGCCCGCGTGCCGATCGACAACCCGGCCACGCACCTTGAGCTGACGATGATCCACGAAGCACTCATCCTTGAGTATTCGGGCCGCCATCTTGCGCTCATCGAATGGGCGGCGATGCTCAAGCTGTTCGCCTATTCCTGTGCCGGCGCCGCGCTATTCCTGCCATGGGGCGTGGCCGCCGCGAGTGACCATGTGGCGTTGTTGTTCGCGCTGCCAGTGCTGCTGCTGAAACTCGCCGTCGGCGGCTTGCTGATGGCGGTGATCGAGACCGTGCTCGCCAAGATGCGTATTTTCCGCGCACCGGAATTCCTTGCAACCGCGTTTCTGCTCGGCGTTTTGGCTTTGCTGGTTCATTTGTTGTTGGGGGCCTGA
- the hyfB gene encoding hydrogenase 4 subunit B has protein sequence MTFPTSTLLSLDWVLLVVASWLSLGVAGLVFLRNFRIVARVLFPLSSLCSVVLTAIGLTAVVQNPQIAVLPIGLPDLPFHLRLDPLAAFFIMLLGAASAGISIFAAGYFRRAEGAPPGLLCLQYHVFLASMVLVLMADDAYVFMVMWETMALSSFFLVTTNHRIPEIRRAGFLYILVAHIGAIAILLCFGVLQANTGDYTFANMRAQSLSPFWASAAFLLCLFGFGAKAGILPLHIWLPEAHPAAPSPISALMSGVMLKTAIYGLLRVSLDLIATPLWWWGVVALSLGLLTAMFGAVFAAVQTDMKRLLAYSSIENIGLLIIALGLTLIFTAYKMPALAALALIALLYHALNHAVFKSLLFLGTGSVLHSTGERSLGKLGGLMRFMPWVGWIMLIGIIASAGLPPLNGFVSEWLLLQSLLTTTAIPNAYLSMLVPIFSAGVVLVAALAGYVMVKFFGIIFLGQPREEKLTNAHDAGKLERLGLLWLATGCVLLGVFPVAVIEVIDPVAVQLLGQGLAQSGRIGNWLLLAPVSPERASYSPLIFLLVTATVVLLTIALVHRLYHSRIRRANAWDCGYPLQTARMQDSAEGFGQPIRQIFEPFFRLTRQLPTALDRNPLYKVTVEDPLWQWVYQRIAKITEEISRLIGKLQQGRISIYLLYSFITLIALLFFTQL, from the coding sequence ATGACTTTTCCCACCAGCACGCTGCTTTCCCTCGACTGGGTGCTCCTGGTCGTTGCCTCATGGCTGTCGCTGGGTGTCGCCGGTCTCGTGTTTCTCCGGAATTTTCGCATCGTGGCGCGCGTGTTGTTTCCATTGTCCAGCCTTTGCAGCGTCGTACTGACGGCTATCGGTCTCACTGCTGTTGTGCAGAACCCGCAGATCGCGGTGTTGCCCATCGGTCTGCCGGATTTGCCATTTCATTTGCGCCTCGATCCGCTTGCGGCATTTTTCATCATGCTGCTGGGCGCTGCCAGTGCGGGCATCTCGATTTTCGCGGCCGGCTATTTTCGCCGCGCGGAAGGCGCACCCCCGGGGCTACTTTGCCTTCAATACCACGTCTTCCTCGCGAGCATGGTTCTGGTGCTGATGGCCGATGACGCGTACGTGTTCATGGTGATGTGGGAAACCATGGCGCTGTCATCATTTTTCCTGGTCACGACCAACCATCGAATTCCCGAGATCCGGCGCGCGGGTTTTCTCTATATTCTGGTTGCGCATATCGGTGCCATCGCCATTCTGCTCTGCTTCGGCGTGTTGCAGGCCAACACTGGCGATTACACCTTTGCCAATATGCGCGCCCAATCGCTTTCGCCATTCTGGGCGTCAGCCGCATTCCTGCTGTGCCTGTTCGGTTTTGGTGCCAAGGCCGGTATTCTTCCCCTTCATATCTGGCTACCCGAAGCGCATCCCGCCGCTCCCTCCCCGATTTCAGCCCTGATGAGCGGCGTGATGCTGAAGACCGCCATTTATGGCTTGCTGCGCGTGAGTCTCGACCTGATCGCAACACCGCTTTGGTGGTGGGGTGTCGTCGCGTTGTCACTGGGATTGCTGACGGCCATGTTCGGCGCGGTGTTCGCGGCGGTACAAACTGACATGAAACGCCTGCTCGCCTATTCCTCGATCGAAAATATCGGGCTGCTGATCATTGCGCTGGGGTTGACGCTGATTTTTACCGCATACAAGATGCCGGCTTTGGCGGCGCTGGCATTGATCGCGCTCTTGTACCACGCACTCAACCACGCAGTGTTCAAAAGCCTGCTATTCCTTGGCACGGGATCGGTGCTCCATTCCACCGGCGAGCGGAGCCTGGGAAAACTGGGAGGGCTGATGCGCTTCATGCCGTGGGTCGGATGGATCATGCTGATCGGCATCATCGCAAGCGCCGGTCTGCCGCCGCTCAACGGCTTCGTATCGGAGTGGTTGCTGCTGCAGAGCCTTCTCACCACCACCGCGATTCCCAATGCTTACCTGAGCATGCTGGTGCCGATTTTCTCCGCGGGCGTGGTGCTTGTCGCGGCCCTGGCTGGATACGTGATGGTCAAGTTCTTCGGCATCATCTTCCTCGGCCAGCCACGCGAAGAGAAGCTGACGAATGCACATGACGCCGGCAAACTGGAACGGCTGGGACTGTTGTGGCTGGCTACAGGTTGTGTGTTGCTGGGGGTATTCCCGGTCGCGGTAATTGAAGTGATCGATCCCGTCGCCGTGCAACTGCTGGGCCAGGGTCTCGCACAAAGCGGGCGGATCGGCAACTGGCTGCTGCTGGCGCCGGTGTCTCCCGAGCGGGCATCGTACAGTCCGCTGATATTTCTGCTGGTGACGGCGACAGTCGTGCTATTGACCATTGCCCTGGTGCACCGCCTCTACCATTCGCGCATCCGCCGCGCCAATGCCTGGGATTGCGGGTATCCGCTGCAGACCGCGCGCATGCAGGATTCGGCCGAGGGCTTTGGCCAGCCGATCCGCCAGATCTTCGAGCCCTTTTTTCGTTTGACGCGCCAACTGCCTACCGCGCTCGACCGCAATCCGCTTTACAAAGTCACCGTCGAGGATCCACTCTGGCAATGGGTCTATCAACGCATTGCCAAAATTACCGAGGAGATATCGCGCCTCATCGGCAAGCTGCAGCAGGGTCGGATTTCGATTTATCTCCTGTACAGCTTTATCACGCTCATTGCGCTGCTGTTTTTTACCCAGCTATGA
- a CDS encoding response regulator, which produces MATIVCWYRNAKLPRSSVITPHIIAVDDDPSIRSLVVEYLSEHGFRVTPVANGAEMRRACADDPPALIVLDVKMPGEDGFTVARSLRQTSNVPIIMLTGQVQEIDRVLGLELGADDYLAKPFSPRELLARIKAVLRRYEPRPASTAGFTVDAVSPRRDADIRSYRFAGWELSTGSRRLMSPAGKRIDLTNGEFALLITFLKSPRHVLSRDQLLEGSRLHDDVYDRSIDVQILRLRRKIEADPNEPTLIRTERGAGYFFDAEVVV; this is translated from the coding sequence ATGGCAACTATTGTATGCTGGTATCGAAACGCCAAACTGCCAAGGTCAAGCGTGATAACTCCCCATATCATCGCAGTTGATGACGACCCGTCGATTCGTTCGCTCGTCGTCGAATACCTGAGTGAACACGGCTTCCGCGTGACGCCGGTTGCAAACGGCGCTGAAATGCGACGCGCGTGCGCGGACGATCCACCGGCACTGATCGTATTGGACGTAAAAATGCCCGGGGAGGACGGTTTCACTGTCGCCCGCAGCCTCCGCCAAACCTCCAATGTACCCATCATCATGCTGACCGGACAGGTTCAAGAGATTGATCGTGTGCTCGGTTTGGAACTGGGCGCGGATGACTACCTGGCCAAGCCGTTCAGCCCCCGCGAACTGCTGGCACGAATAAAGGCGGTCTTGCGGCGTTATGAGCCGCGTCCTGCGTCAACGGCAGGGTTCACGGTGGACGCGGTCAGCCCGCGTCGCGATGCGGACATTCGTAGCTATCGCTTTGCAGGCTGGGAACTCTCCACCGGTTCGCGTCGATTGATGTCCCCGGCCGGCAAGCGCATCGATCTCACCAATGGGGAATTCGCTTTGCTGATCACGTTCCTCAAGTCGCCGCGACACGTGCTGTCTCGCGACCAGTTGCTCGAAGGCAGCCGGCTCCACGATGACGTCTATGATCGTTCAATCGATGTGCAGATCCTGCGTTTGCGACGCAAGATTGAAGCGGATCCGAACGAACCGACGCTGATCAGGACCGAGCGCGGCGCGGGCTATTTCTTCGACGCGGAGGTCGTCGTTTAA
- a CDS encoding MASE1 domain-containing protein translates to MAFAPQTPPLPASAFAGSNRQNLAIAIAAGVLYWLLSEASILIAARQPPFPVWLSEGFALGLWFIAPKSSRWLQLVAVFAANMLSTLQAGMPGLSNATAGSAVNVFQLAAGGWALERAQIQFQKSGNTLTLFVALLAGPVGVVNVVCAYLSALVFHYRNGIDVGGAFTTLFVSDGLGVLLMTPLLVTWADRVGRMELIDHPRLKLEAAAVFSLVAAISYWVFSMRPDPFGLVPPVFYLGIPFVLWAAIRFSLRGATLALALHALIAFYFTLRDLGPFSAGFIPSSQSVLQLQGYLAVLIITTLLASVLMRERRTASKNALSWRMRYEAALQVSANVVYEIRSNSQRVVWAGDTMAALGIPHEAISTTSAWTAHIHPDDRAMMIGLRKKLLSGVLPNVELNCRLRREDDTYITVGITAYGANAPDVNFDLGEAEGRRIIGFVKDITEKVRAQEERQRLESELRHAQKMEAIGQLAGGIAHDFNNILASIIGYAELAKSRATGDETLQRQLATVLRAGERGRILVSQVLTFSRKSPEQRIGLNLDDVIDEVVQLARGSNPHEIRFAATPPGKHMVAGNPTELHQLFMNIVTNGMQAMPEGGVLDISIEPADISSPIDAILGRLEPGKYLQVRVHDEGAGINPEIQQRMFEPFFTTKAVGQGTGLGLSLALSIAKSHCGAIAVESIPGKGATFTIYLPVFESASIPHEIELPRGHDERILLVDDETPLRALAEELLVDLGYQVASFGESTEALAAIERNPAAFDAILSDEVMPGLTGTQLAARVREIRPDLPIVIITGYGGPGFELRAQQAGVIRVMRKPYRKDELARALASVFIRPSQ, encoded by the coding sequence ATGGCATTTGCGCCGCAAACACCGCCTCTGCCGGCGTCCGCGTTCGCCGGGTCCAATCGGCAGAACCTGGCAATCGCAATTGCCGCCGGCGTACTTTATTGGCTGCTAAGTGAGGCGAGCATCCTGATCGCGGCGCGCCAACCGCCATTCCCGGTCTGGCTGTCTGAAGGATTTGCGCTGGGCCTGTGGTTTATCGCACCCAAGAGTTCCCGCTGGTTGCAGCTCGTCGCGGTCTTCGCAGCCAACATGTTGAGCACGCTGCAGGCCGGGATGCCGGGGCTGTCGAATGCGACCGCGGGAAGTGCGGTCAACGTGTTTCAACTGGCCGCGGGCGGGTGGGCGCTGGAAAGGGCACAAATTCAATTCCAGAAAAGCGGCAACACGCTGACATTGTTTGTGGCCCTGCTCGCGGGACCGGTCGGCGTGGTCAACGTGGTATGCGCGTACTTGAGCGCCCTGGTTTTCCACTATCGCAACGGAATTGACGTCGGTGGCGCATTCACGACGCTGTTCGTTTCCGATGGACTGGGCGTGTTGTTGATGACGCCACTGCTGGTCACCTGGGCGGACCGGGTCGGACGCATGGAGTTGATCGATCACCCGCGTTTAAAGCTTGAGGCAGCCGCGGTTTTTTCGCTGGTCGCCGCGATTTCCTACTGGGTGTTTTCCATGCGGCCCGATCCGTTCGGATTGGTGCCCCCTGTGTTCTACCTGGGAATTCCTTTCGTTCTCTGGGCCGCAATCCGGTTCAGCCTGCGTGGCGCGACCCTTGCGCTGGCGCTGCACGCGCTGATCGCCTTTTACTTTACCCTTCGCGATCTCGGGCCCTTCTCGGCGGGTTTCATCCCGTCATCGCAATCCGTTCTGCAATTGCAAGGCTACCTCGCGGTACTGATCATTACGACCCTGTTGGCCAGCGTGCTCATGCGGGAGCGGCGCACCGCGTCGAAAAATGCGCTCTCCTGGCGGATGCGCTACGAGGCGGCGCTGCAGGTCAGCGCTAACGTCGTCTATGAAATTCGGTCCAACAGCCAGCGCGTGGTATGGGCGGGCGACACAATGGCCGCACTCGGCATTCCACACGAAGCGATTTCCACAACAAGCGCTTGGACCGCACACATTCATCCGGATGACCGGGCAATGATGATTGGCTTGAGAAAGAAACTCCTTTCCGGGGTATTGCCGAATGTGGAACTCAATTGCCGGTTGCGCCGCGAGGACGACACCTACATCACCGTAGGCATTACGGCCTATGGCGCAAATGCGCCAGACGTCAATTTCGATCTCGGTGAAGCAGAGGGAAGGCGAATCATCGGTTTTGTCAAAGACATCACCGAAAAGGTACGCGCCCAGGAGGAACGTCAACGCCTTGAGTCCGAGCTGCGGCACGCGCAAAAAATGGAAGCGATTGGCCAGCTGGCGGGCGGGATCGCCCATGACTTCAACAATATACTGGCATCGATCATTGGTTATGCCGAGCTCGCGAAATCACGCGCCACCGGCGATGAGACGTTGCAACGGCAGCTGGCCACCGTCCTTCGCGCCGGTGAGCGCGGCCGGATTCTGGTTTCACAAGTCCTGACGTTCAGCCGCAAATCGCCCGAACAGCGCATCGGTCTCAATCTGGATGACGTGATTGACGAAGTGGTACAGCTTGCGCGTGGCTCAAACCCGCATGAAATCCGCTTTGCCGCCACGCCCCCCGGGAAACACATGGTCGCGGGCAATCCGACCGAACTGCACCAGCTATTCATGAACATCGTCACCAATGGCATGCAGGCCATGCCCGAAGGCGGCGTGCTCGATATTTCGATCGAGCCGGCGGACATCTCTTCGCCCATCGACGCGATTCTCGGGCGCCTCGAACCCGGCAAGTACTTGCAGGTTCGTGTTCATGATGAGGGTGCCGGCATCAATCCGGAGATACAGCAGAGAATGTTTGAGCCGTTCTTTACCACCAAGGCCGTTGGCCAGGGTACGGGCCTCGGCTTGTCGCTGGCACTGTCGATTGCCAAATCACATTGCGGCGCGATCGCGGTGGAGAGCATTCCTGGAAAGGGCGCCACCTTCACCATCTACTTACCCGTCTTTGAAAGCGCGTCAATCCCCCACGAAATTGAACTGCCGCGCGGACACGATGAAAGAATACTTCTGGTGGATGATGAAACGCCGCTGCGTGCGCTAGCCGAAGAGCTGCTCGTCGACTTGGGCTATCAGGTAGCGAGCTTTGGCGAAAGTACTGAAGCGTTGGCGGCGATCGAGCGCAATCCCGCCGCGTTCGATGCCATTCTCAGCGATGAGGTGATGCCGGGCCTGACCGGCACGCAGTTGGCGGCGCGGGTCCGGGAAATACGCCCCGACCTTCCGATCGTGATCATTACAGGCTATGGCGGCCCAGGCTTCGAGTTGCGCGCACAGCAGGCGGGTGTCATCCGCGTCATGCGCAAGCCTTATCGAAAAGATGAACTCGCTCGTGCGCTGGCCAGTGTTTTCATACGCCCTTCACAGTAA
- a CDS encoding EAL domain-containing protein produces MQAMVRKTTSSDTLIGARATLYAGIDRIYSGIPKGRGWASYPFNTLTLDSQFQPIFSVAEKRCVAYEGLMRACNLTGHSMKPETVFALSANHQEELFLDWLCRALHMRNFKNLAANGDMVFLNAYPEAAIEDPHHPQVFARMMEFYGINPKNVAIEILETGVSDEAQLVDAVKLYRKLGCKIAIDDFGVGYSNFDRLWRLRPDFVKIDRSVTATAARETHAKLVLTNMVKLIQQCGAKVIVEGIETRDEALTALEVGADFLQGYFFARPGMAPVPQALCDNMFAGLMDDYLPVQIKRTETNLIDPDTLDNYKRALNVAILDLQRGYAFAQATEAFLALPQVQRICLASGDARHLTAAVEGAGGSRVVLDMIEKSPAAPNRANDATGTSIDRLQHVLQHALSAPHQVHITDDVATFVPDATQSPIAITLSCAFELDQRMVVLCGDVVDRRRRAPSMANNGEQRRAANDMRHLHL; encoded by the coding sequence ATGCAAGCCATGGTACGCAAGACGACTTCCAGCGACACGCTTATCGGCGCGCGTGCCACGCTGTATGCGGGCATTGATCGGATTTATTCGGGCATCCCCAAGGGGCGGGGTTGGGCGTCGTATCCGTTCAACACATTGACGCTGGATTCACAATTTCAACCGATCTTCAGTGTCGCCGAAAAGCGCTGCGTCGCCTACGAAGGTCTCATGCGCGCCTGCAACCTGACGGGCCACTCAATGAAACCCGAGACGGTGTTCGCGCTATCCGCCAACCATCAGGAAGAGCTGTTTCTCGATTGGCTGTGCCGCGCGCTGCACATGCGCAATTTCAAAAATCTGGCCGCCAATGGCGACATGGTATTTCTGAATGCCTACCCTGAAGCGGCGATTGAAGACCCGCATCATCCCCAGGTATTCGCGCGAATGATGGAGTTCTACGGCATCAATCCGAAAAACGTGGCGATCGAAATCCTTGAGACCGGCGTCTCCGACGAAGCACAATTGGTCGACGCGGTAAAACTCTATCGCAAGCTCGGCTGCAAGATCGCCATCGATGATTTCGGCGTCGGCTATTCCAACTTCGACCGCCTTTGGCGGCTGCGTCCCGACTTCGTCAAGATCGACCGTAGCGTCACCGCCACCGCGGCCCGTGAGACGCATGCGAAGCTGGTATTGACCAACATGGTCAAGCTGATCCAGCAATGCGGCGCCAAAGTAATTGTCGAGGGCATTGAAACCCGCGATGAAGCACTGACCGCGCTCGAGGTCGGCGCCGACTTTCTTCAAGGCTACTTCTTTGCCCGACCGGGTATGGCGCCGGTACCTCAAGCACTCTGCGACAACATGTTTGCGGGCTTGATGGATGATTACCTGCCGGTCCAGATCAAGCGTACCGAGACAAACCTGATCGATCCTGATACGCTGGATAACTATAAACGCGCACTGAACGTGGCGATTCTGGATCTTCAGCGAGGGTACGCGTTTGCCCAGGCAACCGAAGCCTTTCTGGCGCTACCGCAGGTGCAACGCATATGCCTTGCGAGTGGCGATGCTCGCCATTTAACCGCGGCAGTCGAAGGAGCCGGCGGTTCACGTGTAGTGCTGGATATGATTGAAAAATCTCCTGCCGCCCCCAACCGCGCCAACGATGCGACCGGTACCAGCATCGACAGGCTGCAGCACGTGTTGCAACACGCGCTGTCGGCGCCGCATCAGGTACACATCACGGATGATGTCGCCACATTCGTCCCGGATGCCACGCAATCACCAATCGCGATTACGTTGTCTTGCGCGTTCGAACTTGACCAAAGGATGGTCGTATTGTGCGGTGACGTGGTAGACCGGCGGCGACGCGCGCCGTCAATGGCAAACAACGGCGAACAACGGCGCGCCGCGAATGACATGAGGCATTTGCACCTTTAA
- the dacB gene encoding D-alanyl-D-alanine carboxypeptidase/D-alanyl-D-alanine-endopeptidase — MPSTVADLLTRAQIPLENVSVVVKEVGTKDATFSLNADKAMNPASVIKLVTTYAGLELLGPAYTWKTDVLIAGDMRRGTLTGDLILRGSGDPKLTVERFWSLMKQLRERDLTTINGDLVLDRSFFENLPHDPARFDGEPLKAYNVGPDALLLNFKTVRFYFAPSIDDKSVSISPDVRPAQLDIVNRVRLIDGLCGEWRDRVVADVQTLSPTRLKVSFTGNYSRRCGEKTWNLSLLDHARFVGGVFARLWRDLGGTWNGAVKIAATPADARLIATLESPSLAEAIRDINKYSNNVMARQLFLTLSAELNKQPGSSIASGLIVRDWLTRKGIAAPEMILENGSGLSRSERISAATLAQLLDAAWKSSVMPEFMSSLSLIGVDGTLRKRGKSESIAGHAHIKTGSLNDARAIAGYVLDANGRRSIVVMLINHPNAPLAQAAQDALLNAVYASTGTGIANGVNGVSGGSGPSGATGK; from the coding sequence TTGCCCTCCACCGTGGCCGACTTGCTGACGCGAGCCCAGATCCCGCTGGAAAACGTCAGCGTGGTGGTGAAGGAAGTGGGCACGAAAGACGCCACGTTCTCGCTCAATGCCGACAAGGCCATGAATCCGGCGTCGGTCATCAAGCTGGTCACCACCTATGCGGGGCTGGAATTGCTCGGCCCCGCGTACACGTGGAAAACCGACGTGCTGATCGCCGGCGACATGCGCCGCGGTACGCTGACGGGCGACCTGATTCTGAGAGGCTCGGGCGACCCGAAGCTGACGGTGGAACGATTCTGGTCGTTGATGAAGCAACTGCGGGAACGCGACCTCACCACGATCAACGGCGATCTGGTTCTGGACCGCAGCTTCTTTGAGAACTTGCCCCACGATCCTGCCCGATTCGACGGCGAACCACTGAAAGCCTATAACGTCGGCCCCGACGCGCTGCTGCTCAATTTCAAAACCGTGCGATTTTATTTTGCACCGTCGATTGACGATAAATCGGTATCGATTTCCCCGGACGTGCGGCCTGCGCAACTCGACATCGTCAACCGCGTCAGGCTGATCGACGGGCTTTGTGGTGAATGGCGGGATCGCGTGGTGGCCGACGTTCAGACGCTTTCGCCGACCAGGCTGAAGGTATCTTTCACGGGAAACTATTCGCGACGTTGCGGCGAGAAAACCTGGAATCTGTCGCTACTGGATCATGCACGTTTTGTCGGTGGCGTCTTTGCGCGCCTCTGGCGCGACCTTGGCGGCACGTGGAATGGCGCGGTGAAAATTGCCGCCACCCCGGCCGACGCCCGCTTGATCGCAACGCTGGAATCGCCATCCCTTGCCGAGGCGATTCGCGACATCAACAAATATTCGAACAACGTCATGGCGCGACAGCTTTTCCTCACTTTGTCGGCCGAACTGAACAAACAACCCGGCAGCTCAATCGCGTCAGGGCTGATCGTGCGCGATTGGCTAACAAGAAAGGGGATTGCCGCACCGGAAATGATCCTGGAAAACGGCTCCGGTTTGTCGCGCAGCGAACGCATCAGCGCGGCGACACTGGCGCAATTGCTCGATGCGGCGTGGAAATCGAGCGTGATGCCGGAATTCATGTCGTCGCTGTCGCTGATCGGCGTCGATGGCACGCTGCGAAAACGGGGAAAATCCGAATCGATTGCCGGCCATGCGCATATCAAAACGGGCAGCCTGAATGACGCGCGAGCGATTGCGGGTTACGTGCTTGACGCCAATGGACGCCGCTCGATCGTCGTGATGTTGATCAATCACCCCAACGCACCGTTGGCCCAGGCGGCGCAGGATGCGTTGTTGAATGCCGTCTATGCTTCGACGGGCACGGGTATTGCAAACGGGGTGAATGGTGTCAGTGGTGGAAGTGGTCCAAGTGGGGCAACCGGAAAATAG
- a CDS encoding adenosylmethionine--8-amino-7-oxononanoate transaminase has translation MTNQDLVARSLAAVWHPCTQMKHHERFPLVPIVKGEGAWLIDVEGKRYLDAVSSWWVNLFGHANARINAALKDQLDRLEHTMLAGFTHEPVIALSERLAKLTGLGHAFYGSDGASAVEIALKMSFHFWRNSGHSGKQKFVSLQGSYHGETIGALAVTDVAIFRDAYGPLLNNNLCVPFPNDAGATEALERLLAERHGEIAALIVEPLVQGAAGMRMYDASYLLRARELCDRYQVHLIADEIMTGFGRTGTMFACEQAGIWPDFMCLSKGITGGYLPLSCVLTTDAIYGAFYDDDLARGFLHSHSYTGSALACRAALATLDIFESDHVIVANRVLARQCSRHADTIRSHPAVEDFRHLGMIWAFDIKTEKNTFAREFFAAALKRGALLRPIGKTVYFMPPYIVTEDEFAWLVGQTLAAIDEVTTK, from the coding sequence ATCACCAATCAAGACCTTGTCGCGCGCTCGCTCGCCGCTGTATGGCATCCATGCACGCAAATGAAACATCACGAACGTTTTCCGCTGGTGCCCATCGTCAAGGGCGAGGGGGCGTGGCTGATCGACGTGGAGGGCAAGCGCTACCTTGATGCCGTTTCCTCGTGGTGGGTCAATTTGTTCGGGCACGCCAATGCGCGCATCAACGCCGCGCTGAAAGATCAGCTTGATCGACTCGAACACACGATGCTGGCCGGATTTACCCACGAGCCGGTCATTGCACTTTCGGAGCGCCTCGCCAAACTCACGGGGCTCGGCCACGCGTTCTATGGAAGCGACGGCGCCAGCGCGGTGGAGATCGCGCTGAAGATGAGCTTTCACTTCTGGCGTAACAGCGGACACAGCGGGAAACAGAAATTCGTCAGCCTGCAAGGCAGTTATCACGGCGAAACCATCGGCGCGCTGGCGGTGACCGATGTGGCGATTTTTCGCGACGCGTATGGCCCGCTGCTGAACAACAATCTGTGCGTACCTTTCCCCAATGACGCCGGTGCCACCGAGGCACTGGAGCGATTGCTGGCCGAGCGGCACGGCGAAATTGCGGCGCTGATTGTCGAGCCGCTGGTGCAGGGTGCGGCAGGCATGCGCATGTACGACGCGTCGTATCTCCTGCGAGCCCGCGAACTTTGCGATCGCTATCAGGTGCACCTGATCGCCGACGAAATCATGACCGGATTCGGCCGGACCGGCACGATGTTTGCCTGCGAACAGGCTGGCATCTGGCCGGATTTCATGTGCCTGTCCAAAGGCATCACCGGCGGCTATTTGCCGCTGTCCTGCGTGCTGACGACTGACGCGATTTATGGCGCGTTTTACGACGACGACCTGGCGCGCGGGTTCCTGCATTCGCATTCCTATACGGGCAGTGCGCTCGCGTGCCGCGCGGCGCTGGCGACGCTGGATATCTTCGAGAGCGACCACGTCATCGTCGCCAACCGCGTGCTCGCGCGCCAGTGTTCGCGGCATGCGGACACCATTCGCAGCCATCCCGCCGTGGAAGACTTCCGGCATCTGGGGATGATCTGGGCGTTCGATATCAAGACCGAAAAGAATACGTTTGCGCGCGAGTTTTTCGCCGCCGCGTTGAAGCGCGGTGCGCTGTTACGACCGATCGGCAAGACGGTGTATTTCATGCCGCCGTATATCGTCACCGAGGACGAGTTTGCGTGGCTGGTGGGCCAGACGCTTGCGGCAATCGACGAGGTCACCACCAAATGA
- a CDS encoding DUF2489 domain-containing protein produces MSEKMTHDEYVAQVRMRVANVAQRMLDEKLSFIEGAREICALRDEVDVPQDDGDFAVFDLIESETDALPFGPVRKHWSPTALENLEPEFRQSGTLGPCNSYRSKPRPRSQI; encoded by the coding sequence ATGTCTGAAAAAATGACTCATGACGAGTATGTTGCCCAGGTCAGAATGCGTGTTGCAAATGTTGCGCAACGAATGCTCGACGAGAAACTATCTTTCATTGAAGGTGCACGCGAGATTTGCGCGCTTCGCGACGAAGTAGATGTGCCACAAGACGATGGCGACTTTGCAGTATTTGACCTTATTGAATCAGAAACTGACGCACTTCCCTTCGGCCCTGTCCGCAAACATTGGTCACCAACAGCTTTAGAAAACCTTGAACCTGAGTTTCGGCAATCCGGAACATTGGGCCCATGCAATTCGTACAGAAGCAAGCCACGCCCTCGTTCGCAGATTTGA